From a region of the Dickeya poaceiphila genome:
- a CDS encoding ABC transporter substrate-binding protein: MTIDTRWLASVLGALSFVTVSVQAAVVPAGVQLAEQQELVRANGSEPASLDPHKVESDVEGNLIHDFFEKLVSVRDDGTVMPGLAERWENKDNQVWIFHLRPGLKWSDGSPITADDVVFSWQRLVDPKTLSPYQSYLGSMHVLNAGDIIAGKKSPQELGIKALDKQTVQVTLDQPLSYFLPMVDHYVMVALPKAAIEKFGDKWTQPANFVGSGPFVPTEWVVNERITAKRNINYWDNAHTVLNKVTYLAIVSNTAEVNRYKAGEVDTTFTMPSQLFSALKRELPNEVKVTPYLSTYIYRFNTQKPPFNDPRVRRALDLALDKSVIADKVLGQGQVPAYNYVPRGMAGYTSNQPEWAGWTQQQRNAEAKKLLKEAGYDASHPLKFQLLYNTSESHQKIAIAAASMWKQNLGVEATLLNQEWKTLLDTSRTGNFEVVRSSWGADYNEPSTYFDTLRANDSNNTGKFTDNAYDQVLDKAVKASSLDKRNMFYHQAETILQQQMPLIPIYYYVRSQMVKPYVGGFKPDLKGDYYSKDIYIIKH, encoded by the coding sequence ATGACGATAGACACGCGTTGGCTGGCATCTGTATTGGGTGCATTGAGTTTTGTTACGGTTTCGGTGCAGGCGGCGGTGGTGCCTGCTGGTGTGCAACTGGCGGAGCAACAGGAGCTGGTGCGCGCGAACGGTTCTGAACCGGCGTCGCTGGACCCGCATAAAGTAGAAAGTGACGTAGAAGGTAATCTGATTCACGATTTTTTCGAAAAACTGGTGTCAGTACGCGATGATGGTACGGTGATGCCCGGTTTGGCGGAACGCTGGGAAAATAAAGATAATCAGGTTTGGATCTTCCACCTGCGCCCTGGGCTGAAATGGTCGGATGGTAGCCCGATCACTGCCGATGACGTCGTATTCAGTTGGCAGCGCCTGGTTGATCCCAAAACCTTGTCGCCGTACCAGTCTTACCTTGGCAGTATGCATGTGCTTAACGCAGGCGACATTATCGCTGGCAAAAAGAGTCCGCAGGAGCTGGGCATCAAGGCGCTGGATAAGCAGACGGTACAGGTCACGCTGGATCAACCGCTGTCCTATTTCCTGCCGATGGTTGACCACTATGTGATGGTCGCCCTTCCTAAAGCTGCGATTGAGAAATTCGGCGATAAATGGACACAACCCGCTAATTTTGTCGGCAGTGGCCCGTTTGTTCCTACCGAGTGGGTTGTCAATGAACGCATCACCGCCAAACGTAACATAAATTATTGGGATAACGCTCACACGGTGTTGAACAAAGTGACCTATCTGGCGATTGTTTCCAATACAGCCGAAGTGAATCGCTACAAGGCCGGGGAGGTCGATACGACCTTCACCATGCCCAGCCAATTGTTCAGCGCCCTGAAGCGAGAATTACCGAATGAAGTGAAAGTTACGCCGTACCTTTCAACGTATATCTATCGCTTCAATACGCAGAAACCGCCGTTCAATGACCCCAGGGTCAGGCGTGCACTGGATTTGGCGCTCGATAAAAGTGTCATTGCCGACAAAGTGCTGGGACAAGGCCAGGTGCCGGCGTATAACTACGTACCGCGCGGCATGGCCGGCTATACCAGTAATCAGCCGGAATGGGCGGGCTGGACGCAGCAGCAGCGTAATGCCGAAGCGAAAAAATTGCTCAAGGAAGCAGGCTATGATGCAAGCCATCCGCTGAAATTCCAGTTATTGTATAACACCTCCGAATCACATCAAAAGATCGCTATCGCTGCTGCATCAATGTGGAAACAGAATCTTGGTGTGGAAGCGACACTACTGAATCAGGAGTGGAAAACCCTGTTGGACACCTCACGCACCGGTAATTTTGAGGTGGTAAGGAGCTCCTGGGGTGCTGACTATAACGAGCCGTCCACCTATTTCGATACTTTGCGCGCCAACGACAGCAACAACACGGGCAAGTTTACTGACAACGCTTACGATCAGGTGCTGGACAAGGCGGTTAAGGCATCGTCGTTAGACAAGCGCAATATGTTCTATCATCAGGCGGAGACTATCCTGCAACAGCAAATGCCGCTGATCCCTATCTATTACTATGTACGTAGCCAGATGGTGAAACCGTATGTGGGCGGGTTCAAGCCCGATTTGAAAGGGGATTATTACAGTAAGGATATCTACATCATCAAACATTGA
- the ribA gene encoding GTP cyclohydrolase II, whose amino-acid sequence MQLKRVAEAKLPTPWGDFLMVGFEETATGHDHLALVYGDISGPEPVLARVHSECLTGDALFSLRCDCGFQLEAALNHIAEEGRGVLLYHRQEGRNIGLLNKIRAYALQDQGADTVEANHQLGFAADERDFTLCADMFKLLNVEAVRLLTNNPKKVTILTEAGINIVERVPLIVGRNPKNEHYLATKAAKMGHLLDTQ is encoded by the coding sequence ATGCAGCTAAAACGGGTGGCGGAAGCCAAACTACCCACCCCATGGGGCGATTTCCTGATGGTAGGATTTGAGGAAACGGCTACCGGGCACGATCACCTGGCGTTGGTTTACGGTGATATTTCCGGTCCAGAACCGGTACTCGCCAGAGTACATTCGGAATGTCTGACCGGAGATGCATTGTTTAGCCTGCGTTGTGATTGCGGTTTTCAACTGGAAGCGGCCCTGAACCACATTGCCGAAGAGGGACGAGGCGTGCTGTTGTATCACCGTCAGGAGGGACGCAATATCGGGCTACTGAACAAAATCCGCGCTTATGCCCTGCAGGATCAGGGGGCCGATACGGTCGAAGCCAATCACCAATTGGGCTTCGCCGCCGACGAGCGCGACTTCACACTCTGTGCCGACATGTTTAAGTTGTTGAACGTGGAAGCCGTGCGCCTGCTGACCAACAACCCGAAAAAGGTCACTATCTTGACTGAAGCAGGCATCAATATCGTAGAACGTGTGCCACTGATCGTCGGTCGTAATCCGAAAAACGAACATTATCTGGCAACCAAAGCGGCCAAAATGGGTCACCTACTGGATACGCAATAA
- the pgpB gene encoding phosphatidylglycerophosphatase B: protein MYNLAKRTLIGTISLMVLPVLVWITKWQWQPTVSGWWLKPLFWMTETVSAPWGILTSVVLSAWFLWLLRPGIRPALILITLLLASVVLGQGGKSVMKNWTQEARPFVVWLEQAHQVDDRYFYSLPTSERASLLEQQLQQESQLPPWQRQHWQEQADYAFPSGHAMFAATWALLAVGLLWARRHYVSVLLIILWANSVIASRLLLGMHWPQDVAAATLLSAIVSLVAVWLAQRWCGPLCALMPQTATTYRQPVHPDA from the coding sequence ATGTACAACCTCGCCAAACGCACCTTGATTGGCACAATATCATTGATGGTGTTGCCCGTATTGGTCTGGATTACCAAATGGCAGTGGCAACCAACCGTATCGGGATGGTGGCTTAAGCCCTTGTTCTGGATGACCGAAACCGTTTCTGCCCCTTGGGGAATCCTGACCAGCGTGGTGTTGTCAGCCTGGTTTTTATGGTTGTTGCGTCCAGGTATCCGCCCGGCTTTGATACTGATAACACTATTGCTTGCCAGCGTGGTGCTGGGGCAAGGTGGCAAATCGGTGATGAAAAATTGGACCCAGGAGGCCCGGCCATTTGTGGTCTGGCTGGAGCAGGCGCATCAGGTAGATGACCGGTACTTTTATTCACTCCCTACCAGCGAACGTGCCAGCCTGCTGGAACAGCAACTGCAACAGGAATCACAACTGCCGCCGTGGCAACGTCAACACTGGCAGGAACAGGCAGATTACGCTTTCCCGTCTGGTCATGCCATGTTTGCCGCTACCTGGGCGTTATTGGCAGTGGGATTATTATGGGCACGACGCCATTATGTATCGGTCTTGTTAATCATCTTGTGGGCGAACAGCGTTATTGCCAGCCGCCTGTTACTGGGGATGCACTGGCCGCAGGATGTGGCGGCGGCTACCCTGCTCAGCGCCATCGTGTCGCTGGTCGCTGTCTGGCTGGCACAGCGTTGGTGTGGTCCATTGTGCGCGCTTATGCCGCAAACTGCCACGACCTATCGTCAGCCTGTTCATCCGGATGCCTGA
- a CDS encoding LapA family protein, translating into MKYMLIFFLVLAVFIVSITLGAHNDQVITFNYLLARGEYRLSTLLATLFAAGFALGWVICGLFYLRLRIALGREQRKIKRLEQQLSAPESASGANSAESTH; encoded by the coding sequence GTGAAATATATGCTGATTTTTTTTCTGGTGCTGGCGGTATTTATCGTATCGATTACGCTGGGAGCGCATAACGATCAGGTAATTACTTTCAACTATCTGCTGGCACGGGGGGAATACCGGTTGTCGACATTGCTGGCGACGTTGTTTGCCGCTGGTTTTGCGCTCGGCTGGGTGATCTGCGGCCTGTTTTATCTGCGTCTGCGCATTGCGCTAGGGCGTGAACAACGTAAAATCAAACGTCTTGAGCAGCAACTGTCTGCCCCGGAGAGCGCCAGCGGCGCAAACTCTGCTGAGTCTACCCACTAA